From the Cryptomeria japonica chromosome 2, Sugi_1.0, whole genome shotgun sequence genome, one window contains:
- the LOC131056053 gene encoding uncharacterized protein LOC131056053, which translates to MDLLVTLFLFLNTLFAFLLPFCSSADLSGTVAFASVGRAHYAFDIYSLPIKYKSPNTFEFSGLEEVRSTDGVSVNFNGQFLDVPAIDALAAKLNINTTTQPVLNALAYVSERDGLADIYLDIYFSAAPILSQKISGDGNGRREILESHKDYLTVKFGDLVGSKEEVLSMKDRPSMKGDRMVFVSTAIPAQKSRNSWAAVYCTNLRTGRTKRLTPRGRGIADLSPALSPSGELVAVASTGEGGWEGQIRDLETDLYVFRASDGFERRLVAKHGGWPCWADDDTLFFHRQAEDGWWSVYRVSLSFAEIERITPPGIHAFTPAAAPLGGASWIVVATRRPDSEYRHIEIFDLVKKEFVELSKLVDANSHHYNPFVSGDRIGYHRCRGGERGLIPVLEHIRSPAALPNLSVFRVDGTFPSFSPDGSMIAYIPNIEYSGVYVMNLDGSGSRKIFSGSAFGTAWDWKRAVIYTSYGPGFSSEKTTVDIVAIYNADKEDGSEVFHKTLTKIDNNAFPSPSPDGRFVVFRSGRSRHKNLYIMDAAQGEEGGLWRLTEGPWTDTMCNWSPDGDWIAFASDRQHPGSGSFAMYFVHPNGTGLHMVLNSSTAGRVNHPWFSPDSKSLVFTSDYAGVSAEPISVPHQFQPYGEIFMARVDGSGLQRLTHNSYEDGTPSWGRVFLDPNHLAGEGNKVKCDFDDDTWLQMNSGLPIGSVKC; encoded by the coding sequence ATGGATCTCCTGGTAACTCTTTTCTTGTTTCTAAATACACTCTTTGCTTTTCTGCTGCCATTTTGCTCTTCTGCAGATTTGAGTGGAACGGTTGCCTTTGCGTCCGTTGGCCGTGCTCACTATGCATTTGACATCTATTCACTACCCATCAAATACAAATCTCCGAACACCTTTGAATTCTCTGGATTGGAGGAGGTGAGGAGCACTGATGGAGTGTCTGTAAATTTCAATGGGCAATTCTTAGATGTTCCCGCCATTGATGCCCTCGCTGCCAAGCTCAACATAAACACCACAACACAACCTGTGCTTAATGCCCTAGCCTATGTCAGCGAGCGGGATGGTTTGGCCGACATATATCTCGACATATACTTTTCTGCTGCTCCAATTTTGTCTCAGAAAATCTCTGGGGATGGAAATGGTAGACGGGAGATTCTGGAGAGTCACAAAGACTATCTTACTGTAAAATTTGGGGATCTTGTGGGTAGCAAAGAGGAGGTTTTGTCAATGAAAGACAGGCCTAGCATGAAGGGGGACAGAATGGTTTTTGTTTCCACTGCCATACCTGCCCAAAAGTCGAGAAACAGCTGGGCTGCGGTGTATTGTACGAATTTGAGAACAGGGCGTACAAAGCGCCTGACGCCCAGGGGAAGAGGGATTGCAGACCTGAGCCCCGCGCTGTCTCCCTCGGGTGAGCTCGTGGCCGTTGCCTCCACTGGCGAAGGCGGTTGGGAGGGCCAGATTAGGGATTTAGAGACTGACCTTTATGTTTTTAGGGCTTCTGATGGGTTCGAGAGGAGGCTTGTGGCGAAGCATGGTGGGTGGCCTTGTTGGGCTGATGATGACACCTTGTTTTTCCACAGGCAGGCAGAGGATGGGTGGTGGAGTGTTTACAGAGTCTCGCTTTCCTTCGCCGAGATAGAGAGAATCACTCCGCCTGGAATCCATGCCTTTACGCCCGCAGCTGCGCCTTTAGGCGGAGCGTCATGGATCGTGGTTGCTACCCGTAGACCTGATTCGGAGTATCGACATATAGAGATATTTGACCTGGTGAAGAAGGAATTTGTGGAGCTTAGCAAATTGGTGGATGCCAATTCCCACCATTATAATCCCTTTGTATCTGGGGATAGAATTGGGTATCATCGGTGCAGGGGTGGTGAAAGAGGGCTAATTCCTGTGCTGGAGCATATCAGATCACCCGCTGCTCTGCCTAACCTTTCTGTCTTTCGGGTAGATGGGACTTTCCCATCTTTTTCTCCTGATGGGAGCATGATAGCCTATATCCCCAATATAGAATACAGTGGGGTTTATGTCATGAACCTCGATGGTTCAGGTTCCAGGAAAATATTTTCTGGCTCCGCTTTTGGGACCGCTTGGGACTGGAAAAGAGCTGTGATTTATACCAGCTATGGACCCGGATTTTCATCGGAAAAGACTACAGTTGATATTGTGGCTATTTATAATGCTGACAAGGAGGACGGTTCTGAGGTCTTTCATAAAACCctgacaaaaattgacaacaatgcTTTTCCTTCGCCTTCCCCGGATGGGAGATTTGTGGTATTTAGGTCTGGGAGGAGTCGACACAAAAACCTGTATATTATGGATGCTGCGCAAGGTGAAGAGGGGGGTCTGTGGCGGTTGACAGAGGGGCCCTGGACTGACACTATGTGCAATTGGTCCCCTGATGGGGATTGGATTGCTTTTGCCTCTGATCGCCAGCACCCTGGAAGTGGCAGCTTCGCCATGTATTTTGTGCATCCTAACGGAACCGGGCTGCATATGGTTTTGAACAGTAGTACAGCTGGGCGGGTGAATCACCCCTGGTTCAGCCCGGATTCAAAGAGTTTGGTATTTACCTCGGATTATGCAGGGGTGTCTGCTGAGCCAATTTCTGTGCCTCATCAGTTCCAGCCTTATGGAGAGATTTTCATGGCTAGGGTAGATGGTTCTGGCCTTCAACGCCTCACTCATAATTCTTATGAAGATGGAACTCCGTCGTGGGGCAGGGTTTTCTTGGATCCTAACCATTTGGCAGGAGAAGGTAACAAGGTTAAATGTGATTTTGATGACGATACGTGGCTGCAGATGAACAGTGGACTGCCCATTGGTTCAGTGAAATGCTGA